In Macrobrachium nipponense isolate FS-2020 chromosome 15, ASM1510439v2, whole genome shotgun sequence, a single genomic region encodes these proteins:
- the LOC135226857 gene encoding pro-resilin-like: MISKVTLVVFGLVALVAADSRESFEYAPRRGSSEESYESSEAHYSFNWAVDHDPSSNEFGHQETRDGDDTQGSYYVELPDGRLQTVKYFVDGDSGYVAEVNYEGSASAESGSAESNERPRYYYGSGSNESK; this comes from the exons GTCACTCTCGTCGTTTTCGGCCTCGTGGCCCTGGTAGCTGCTGACAGCAGGGAATCCTTTGAATACGCCCCCAGAAGG GGATCCTCTGAGGAGTCCTACGAATCCAGCGAGGCCCATTACAGCTTCAACTGGGCCGTCGACCACGACCCTTCCAGCAATGAATTCGGGCACCAGGAAACCCGTGACGGAGACGACACTCAGGGATCTTACTACGTCGAGCTCCCCGACGGTCGTCTGCAGACTGTCAAGTATTTCGTCGACGGAGACTCAGGCTACGTGGCTGAGGTCAACTACGAAGGAAGTGCCTCAGCCGAGTCAGGCTCCGCTGAGTCCAACGAGAGGCCAAGATACTACTACGGCTCCGGCTCCAACGAGTCCAAATAA